The genomic window GGACGCCTTCGCCCGCGGCCTCAAGATCGCGCATGCGATCCGCCAGGACGGCCGCCTCGCCGACTTCGTCAAGCAGCGTTACGCGAGCTGGGACGGCGAGCTCGGCAGGGACGTCGAGGCCGGGAAGGTCTCGCTCGCCGACCTCGAGGCCCGCGCGCTGAAGATGGGCGACGTCGCCACGATCGCCAGCGGCCGCCAGGAGTTCCTCGAGAACCTGATCAACGAGTTCTTCTGATCCGTCGGGACTCGCGCCGGACGATCCCGCCCCGCGGTGACGGATCGTCCGGCCGACGGACCTCGCGGGCCGACCGCCTCAGAACCTCGCTTCCACATAATGCACCCCGGCCGTCCGCGGGCCGAACTCCAGGCGGCCTTCGAGCCTGCCGGGGCCGGCGGGCAACGACACGCCCGGCAACGTGCAGGCCGTCTCCCCCGCCCGAATCGGCCGGCGTTCGGTCACGCCGCCGCACGAGAAGACGGCGTCGCCGCCCTCCTTCGCGGGGGCGAACCGCATCGTGATCTCGCATCGCGTCGGGGCGACGACGTCCACCTCCCAGTGGCCGATGCCGTCCTTCGTCCAGCTCGCGCCCCGACCCCGCCAGTCCTGCCGCGTGAGCAGCACCGGGTTCTCCGAGGGGGAGCCGATGGCGATGCGCGGCGGCTCGGCGTAATTCCGGCCCCGGGTCACGTCGTCGAACCAGGCATCATACTCGGCCTTCATCCTCGCCACGCGGCCGGGCTCGCGGGCGGCCAGGTCGTGCTGCTCGAACGGGTCGTCCTTCATGTCGAACAGCTGGAAAGCGGCCTTGCCGTCCCACGACTCCCCGGCACCCCGCGCCTGGACGAGCTTCCAGTCCTGCGAACGCGCGGCGAACGCGCGGTAGCGTTCCGGGGCGTCGCCGCGGTGCCACTGGAAGAAGAGCGTCCGGTCGGGCCAGTCCGCGCGATCGCCCCGCAAGAGCGGAGCGAGGCTCCGGCCGTCGAACGCGACGCGATCCGGCTTCGGCACGCCGCAGAGGTCCAGGAGCGTGGGGGCCAGGTCGATCGCCGCGGCGACGCGGTCCACCTTCCGCCCCTGCTCCAGCCGGGCGGGCCAGCGGACGAAGCAGAACTGGTGGATGCCCCCCTCGTAGGTGGTCCCCTTCCAGCCCCGCAGGCCGGCGTTGAAGCCGTCGTGGTCCTGGCAACCGTTGTCCGAGAAGAGGACGACGATGGTGTCCCTCGCCAATCCCCGCTCGTCGAGCCTCGCCAGCAGCCGGCCGACGTTGTCGTCGATGTTCTCGATCATCCCGTACACCCGGCCGAGCATCCGCGGGTCGTGCTTCGCCGCCATCGGGTTCCCGGCCCGCGGATACCTCGCCGCGTCGAAATCCCCGGGCGCGTGCCTCTTCCCATATTCGTCCGGGACCTGGTGCGGGGAATGCGGTGCGTTGAACGCCAGGTACGCGAAGAACGGCCCGCCGGCCTCCCGCCCGACGAACTCGACGGCCGCGTCGGTGATCACGTCGCTGACGTAGCCGCGGGTCTTCACCCATCGCCCGTTGCGGCGGAGCGTCGGGTTGAAATACGCCCCCCGTTCATCCACCGGGGCGGGCGGGTCCCCCGGCTGCGCGAGCCCGCCGCCGTTCAGGACGAGCGACTCCTGGAATCCCCGATCCATCGCCCGCATCGGGACGTTGTCGCCGAGGTGCCACTTGCCGAAGATGCCCGTCCGATATCCCGCCGCCGCGAGCATCTCCGCCAGGGTCGTCTCGTCGTGATGCATCATCGAACGGCCGAGGTAGGTGTCCGTGACCCCGGTCCGATAGTTGTACCTCCCCGTCATAAGGCAGGCCCTGGTCGGCGAGCACACGGGCATGACGTGGAATAGCGTCAACGAGACGCCCTGCGACGCCAGCCGGTCGATGTGCGGCGTCCGGATGACCGGATTGCCGGTCGCGCCCAGCTCGCCGAAGCCCTGGTCGTCCGTGACGATGAGGACGACGTTCGGCCGGCCTGACGCCTCCCCGGAGGCCGCGCACGGGCTGGACGCGGCCACGATCGAGACGAGCGCCATCGCCGCGACGACGATTAAGGCCCTCATGACGCGTCCCTCCACCCGCTGCAGCCGATACGTCCGCGTCGCCCGGGGCGGACGCGTGTCCCACGCACGGCCGCACATTATCGGCCGATCGGGCGGGCCCAGCAACTCCCTCGCCGGGCCGGGCTGCACGTTGCTCTGGGAGGCCTGCCCCGCGGCACCTTGGGCCGCGGGGCTAGCGCAGGGCGGGCGTCCCGGCTTTGGGACGACGCGGCAACGCCTGGAGGATCCGCAAGAATTCCGCCGTGCCCGCCAGCGGGGCGAGGTCGGGGTCGTCCGCGATGTTGTCGGGGGCGAGGCCGGCCTGGAGGGCGCGTTCCAGGAACCGGATCGACAGCGTTCTGTACCGCGCCTCGGCCCGGCCCCTCGACAGGATCGACATGGCACAGGCCGCGTTGTAGAGCCCCTGCGGCGTGGGGACGCGCAGCAACCGGTCCACGTCGGCCTCGGCGCCGGGGTCGTTCAGATGGGCCCTGATGAGCGCGCGGAGCTGCAGGGCGTCCCCGAAATCCGGATCGATGGCCAGCGCGCGTTCCGCCTCGGCGAGCGCGGCCCGCTGGTCCCGGGGCCGGGCCAGGTGGGCCCTGCCGAGGTAGGCGCGTGCGTTCTTCGGGTCGAGCTCGAGGGCCCGGCCGAAATCGGCCGCCGCACCGGCCGGATCCCGTTGCAGCCGGGAGAAGCCCCGCGCGACCAGCGGCGTCGGGTCGCCGGGCGACTGCGCGATCAGCTCGGAGAAGGCGGCCTCGGATTCGGCATGGCGTCCGAGGCGAGAGAGCGACTCGGCTCGCGCGGCCCTCGCGGCGGGACCGACGACGTCCGAGGCGACCGCCCGATCGAGGTCGACGAGCGCCCTGTCCGGATGCCCCAGCTCGAGGAGGGCGAGGCCGCGATCCACCCGCGCCTCGGCGAGCCCCGGGTCGAGCCGGAGCGCCTGGTCGTACGCCGTCACCGCCTCCGTGAGTCGCCCGCATCGCGCGAGGCAGAGGCCCCGGTTCAGGTAAGGCCAGGCCAGCTGCGGGACCAGCGCCGTGCAGATGGCGAAGTCGCCGGCGGCGTCGGAGTTCCTGCCCTGGTCGCTGTGGCAGATCCCGAGGGCGAACCACGCCCAGAACTGGCGCGGGTCGAGGGCCACGGCGCGGCTCAGGAGGGGCTCGGCGCGATCGCCCTGGCGCTGGGCCAGGAGGGACGTGCCCAGCAGGTAATGATCCCGGGCGTTGCGAACGCGGATGCGCCCGCCACGGCGTCGATCCCGCTCGGCGTCGACCGGGCGCCCGATCGCGGCGAGCAGCCGCGCCCGATCCTGATAGAACGCGGACGGCAGGTGCCGGTCGATCGACCGCATGCACCCGAGCCGATCCAGTGCCCACAGGTAAGTCTCGCCGCGCCTCGGAGCCGGCTCCGACTGCTCCGCGAGGGCGATCCGAGCCCGGACTTCCAGCAGGATCAGCTCCGCGAGGTCGCTCCGCAGCGAGGCCTGCTCCGGCCCGGGCAGCTCCTGGAAAGCCGGGGCCGAGACCTTGAGGCGACCGTCCTCGTCGAGATAGGGGGCCATCGCCGAGCGGGCCACCTCGAGCCCACGCATCAGGTGGCCGGTCGATCCGTCATGAGCCGTGTTCAGGAGCAGCTGGGACTTCTGGAAATCCTCGCGGAACCTCAGGTGCCCCAGGATGGCCCGGTCCCGCCGTCCATCGCTCAGGGCGACCCAGATCATCGAGCAGGCCAGGACCAGGCAGATCGTCGCCACGAAGGCCATCGTCGCGGAGCTGGCGAGGGTGGGGTGGCGTCGCCTCCACTTGGCGCCACGCTCCAGGAGCGAGGGTTCGCGGGCGTGCCTCAGCGGCAGGTTGGACAGGTGGCGATCGATGTCCTCCTGGAGCTCGCGGGCGTCCCGGTAGCGCCGCGCCGGATCGGGCTCGAGGCAATGCCGGATGATGGATTCGACGGCGGGCGTGACGGCCTTGTTCCAGCACCGGACCGGCGGGCTGGGGGCCTTTCGACTGGCGATCACGCCGTCGACGATCCCACGGGAGGAGCCCCGCGACAGGGGGAGGTGCCTTCGCCTCGTCAGGAGCTCGAAGAGCATGACTCCCAGCGAATAGATGTCGCTCCGCCCGTCCACCTCGCCGGTCTTGGACTGGAAGGCGTCGAGCTGCTCCGGCGACATGTAGAGGACGGTCCCGCCCGGCGGCGTGGGGGCGCCCGCTTGCTTCAGGTCCATCGAGAGGTTCAGGTCCAGCAACATCGGCTGGCCTTCGTCGGTGAGCAGCACGTTCGCCGGCTTCAGGTCCAGGTGCAGGATGCGCCTCTCGTGGGCATGCGCCAGCCCGCTCGCGAGGCGGGAGCCCACCCAGAGCACGGCCTCGACGTAGGTGAGGCCCTTGAGGTAGTCCAGGGTGTCATCCGAGAGGGAGGGGCCCGCCTGCGCGGCGTCCCCGGCCGCGTCGCCCCGGTCGGGATCCGAAACCCGGGGGGCCGGCGCCGCGTCCATCTCGGGTCGCGACGCCGAGTCCGAACGCCCGTCGGACCGATTCTCGATCAGCGAGCTGATGAGGCCGAAGCCCGTCTCCGGGAGCTTGTCCTGGCTCCGGATGTGCTCCCCCACGTCGTCGAGCGTCGTGGCGCCGAAATACGGCATGCAGACGACCTGATGCGACGGGGTCACGTGGATCGAATAGATGGGCACGATGTTCGTATGCTGGAGCTGGGCGAGGATCCGCGGCTCGTCGTCGCGCCGACTCGTCACCTTGAGGACGACGAGGCGGTCCGCCAGCTCCGCCTGCCGGGCCAGGTAGACGACCCCGAAGGCGCCCTTGCCCAGCACCTTGAGGAGCTGGAATCCCAGGAAGTCCGAGCCCACCCGAGGCAGACCGGCTCGCTCCTGGGGGGACGGATCGGATGGCGCGGGTCCGGGGGCCGCGTGCCGCAGGGTCGCGGCGTCCTCCTCGTCCTCCATCCCGGCGGGGTCAAGGCGGTGGCCGCCGATGGCCCGGCTTCCGCCCGATCCGGCGCGCGATCGGTCCGACTTCGCCGCGTCCCCGATGGCGGCCATGGGCCCAGGCCCGTCGATCTCGTCCTTCGGCATTGGCTTCGCAACCCTCTCCAGAATCCCGCGATCCCGAGTCGACTGGCCCGTCGACCGGCGCTGCCTCGCCGCGCCGCATCCGCGCCGATCCTCCCGCCGCGATGGCCCTCGTCCCGCGGGCCCCGGAGGCTTCATCCGGCTCGGTTCCGAGAGCCGAGATAGAGCGCCAGCCTGGTCCGGTCCCAGGCCAGGCTCGCGTCCGGCGCGGTCGGAGGCAATGCAAGGCGGGGATTCGCGCGGCCCTTCGCCCACCTGACGACGCAACGGCACCCCTGCGCGATCGCCACGACGGAGACGACCACGAGGTGGGGAGCGAATCCGCCCGGCGATCCGCCGTCGTCGGACGATTCGTCGGCCCCGATTGCCGGGGTCGGATCCGACCCGGCCTCCGGGGTCGCGAGGCCGCCGTCGCTCATCCGGCCCTGGATCCGGACGGCATCCCTCGACGATCCGCGTCGGAGCCCGGCCCACTCGAGGAGGGACCTCCCCTGCCGGGCGGCCCACCAAGGGATGCCCGCGAACGAGTCGATCGCCCCGCGGACGTCGAGGGAGGCCAGGGACGGCGCGATCGTCGCGGTCGCGGTCTCCCCGTATGCGCGATCCGCGAGGCCCGCATCGCCCCACGAGAGCCTCGCGGGGCCGAGCGGCCAGGCGTTCAGCGACTGGCCGGGCAGGGCGCCGCGGAGATCCACCGTGGCCGAGGCGGGTGCGGCCCCTTGTCCCGAGGCGTCCGGGGTCGGGCTCGCGAGGGACGGGCGCCCCGCGAGATCGCCCCCGGCGCCGATGAACGTCGTCGTGGCCGACGGCGAGCCTTGGCTCGGGATGCTCCGGACCGCCCTGGGCTCGACGGGCGGCGGGGAACTCCCGGCCAGAGGGGCGGGGCCGATTCGCCCCGCGTCGGGCGGCCCGGGGAGCGGCCCGAGTCCGACGGCCAAGCCAGGAGCCGCAGGCGTATCCGCCGGCGTATCCTCCGGCGCCGTCCGTGCGATCAGGCGGAGGGAGAGCCCGGGGCCCTGGCCCACGCCGTTGGCCAGCAGCACCTCGAACGGATCCGAGGCGAGGCCGAAGGTCACCGTGACCCCGGAGGAATGGGCCGTCGGCCCCTGGAGCCGGATCGTGTACACGCCGGGCGAGAGCTGCGTGTCGTTGGTATCCGCGGCCGAGAGGTCCTCGTTGACGCCCTGGCCCTGGAGCCGGACGACGGCGGGACCACCCCCGGGGCCGAGGCGGAAGACATAGAGGCCCGGCACCGTCACGACGAATCGGTACGAGTCGGCCTGACTCGCGGCCCGCGAGAGGTCGATCGAGACCCCGTCGATCGCGGCCTGCGGGAGCATCGCGCCGAGATCCCCCGGAGCCCGCGGCCCCTGTCGCGCGGGCACGTCGAATTGCCCCAGCTCCCCGGGCGGCAGCCCCGAGGCCACGGGCGAGAGGCCCGCGAGATCGGTCAGGCCCTGCCGGTCCGGCAGCCGGACGGCGTAGTGCCCCGGCGGGAGGGGGCGGTCGAACAGGTAGGTGATCCTGGCGTCCTCCTCGGGATAGGACAGGGCGCGGACTGGCCAGGCATGCCCCGTGCCGTCGACCACCTCGATCCCGTGGTCCAACGTCCACTGCCGATCGCCCAGCTGGGACGTCCCGGCGATGACGCGCGAGAACGCCAGGGTCAGGCCGGTCGGCGCCGGATCGATCGGGTCGGCATGGTCGAGGGTCAGGCCGAGGACCGCCGGTGGGCTGTCCACCGCGTCGGCGACGACGTGGAGGGTGAAGAGGCCGCCGGGTTGGGCCTGGGT from Aquisphaera giovannonii includes these protein-coding regions:
- a CDS encoding serine/threonine-protein kinase, coding for MPKDEIDGPGPMAAIGDAAKSDRSRAGSGGSRAIGGHRLDPAGMEDEEDAATLRHAAPGPAPSDPSPQERAGLPRVGSDFLGFQLLKVLGKGAFGVVYLARQAELADRLVVLKVTSRRDDEPRILAQLQHTNIVPIYSIHVTPSHQVVCMPYFGATTLDDVGEHIRSQDKLPETGFGLISSLIENRSDGRSDSASRPEMDAAPAPRVSDPDRGDAAGDAAQAGPSLSDDTLDYLKGLTYVEAVLWVGSRLASGLAHAHERRILHLDLKPANVLLTDEGQPMLLDLNLSMDLKQAGAPTPPGGTVLYMSPEQLDAFQSKTGEVDGRSDIYSLGVMLFELLTRRRHLPLSRGSSRGIVDGVIASRKAPSPPVRCWNKAVTPAVESIIRHCLEPDPARRYRDARELQEDIDRHLSNLPLRHAREPSLLERGAKWRRRHPTLASSATMAFVATICLVLACSMIWVALSDGRRDRAILGHLRFREDFQKSQLLLNTAHDGSTGHLMRGLEVARSAMAPYLDEDGRLKVSAPAFQELPGPEQASLRSDLAELILLEVRARIALAEQSEPAPRRGETYLWALDRLGCMRSIDRHLPSAFYQDRARLLAAIGRPVDAERDRRRGGRIRVRNARDHYLLGTSLLAQRQGDRAEPLLSRAVALDPRQFWAWFALGICHSDQGRNSDAAGDFAICTALVPQLAWPYLNRGLCLARCGRLTEAVTAYDQALRLDPGLAEARVDRGLALLELGHPDRALVDLDRAVASDVVGPAARAARAESLSRLGRHAESEAAFSELIAQSPGDPTPLVARGFSRLQRDPAGAAADFGRALELDPKNARAYLGRAHLARPRDQRAALAEAERALAIDPDFGDALQLRALIRAHLNDPGAEADVDRLLRVPTPQGLYNAACAMSILSRGRAEARYRTLSIRFLERALQAGLAPDNIADDPDLAPLAGTAEFLRILQALPRRPKAGTPALR
- a CDS encoding arylsulfatase codes for the protein MRALIVVAAMALVSIVAASSPCAASGEASGRPNVVLIVTDDQGFGELGATGNPVIRTPHIDRLASQGVSLTLFHVMPVCSPTRACLMTGRYNYRTGVTDTYLGRSMMHHDETTLAEMLAAAGYRTGIFGKWHLGDNVPMRAMDRGFQESLVLNGGGLAQPGDPPAPVDERGAYFNPTLRRNGRWVKTRGYVSDVITDAAVEFVGREAGGPFFAYLAFNAPHSPHQVPDEYGKRHAPGDFDAARYPRAGNPMAAKHDPRMLGRVYGMIENIDDNVGRLLARLDERGLARDTIVVLFSDNGCQDHDGFNAGLRGWKGTTYEGGIHQFCFVRWPARLEQGRKVDRVAAAIDLAPTLLDLCGVPKPDRVAFDGRSLAPLLRGDRADWPDRTLFFQWHRGDAPERYRAFAARSQDWKLVQARGAGESWDGKAAFQLFDMKDDPFEQHDLAAREPGRVARMKAEYDAWFDDVTRGRNYAEPPRIAIGSPSENPVLLTRQDWRGRGASWTKDGIGHWEVDVVAPTRCEITMRFAPAKEGGDAVFSCGGVTERRPIRAGETACTLPGVSLPAGPGRLEGRLEFGPRTAGVHYVEARF
- a CDS encoding DVUA0089 family protein, giving the protein MSRSPNAARRPSPRRRPRLDPLERRLALSGGIDPVDLPASVPSYQPAADPTPPADVALTLRPVTPADGAVLTSSPDSLVLEFNRPVFPDTVQSDVVLVRLDDAGNYVWAASLPPIVVDPSATRLTVPLDVQLSPGRYRLWVPGSSSIMDLDGNYLTDGVTDLVLGEFEVTSPRLRLSDATELGTPGSAPTDVVGSLDFGSPSTSVALYRVELAAGHFWRLGVESTAQRDGGALDSALALFDEGGRLISSQDAGRPDAPKDPFLFAGLQPGTYYIGVSGVGNLPDLPGGYDPLGGSYETVTQAQPGGLFTLHVVADAVDSPPAVLGLTLDHADPIDPAPTGLTLAFSRVIAGTSQLGDRQWTLDHGIEVVDGTGHAWPVRALSYPEEDARITYLFDRPLPPGHYAVRLPDRQGLTDLAGLSPVASGLPPGELGQFDVPARQGPRAPGDLGAMLPQAAIDGVSIDLSRAASQADSYRFVVTVPGLYVFRLGPGGGPAVVRLQGQGVNEDLSAADTNDTQLSPGVYTIRLQGPTAHSSGVTVTFGLASDPFEVLLANGVGQGPGLSLRLIARTAPEDTPADTPAAPGLAVGLGPLPGPPDAGRIGPAPLAGSSPPPVEPRAVRSIPSQGSPSATTTFIGAGGDLAGRPSLASPTPDASGQGAAPASATVDLRGALPGQSLNAWPLGPARLSWGDAGLADRAYGETATATIAPSLASLDVRGAIDSFAGIPWWAARQGRSLLEWAGLRRGSSRDAVRIQGRMSDGGLATPEAGSDPTPAIGADESSDDGGSPGGFAPHLVVVSVVAIAQGCRCVVRWAKGRANPRLALPPTAPDASLAWDRTRLALYLGSRNRAG